From the Deltaproteobacteria bacterium genome, the window CAAACCCTGGGACAGCAAATCGAATTGATCGGGGACGACCTGTTTGTGACCAATGTTAAGCGGATCGAACGGGGTATTGCCGAAAAGGCGGCCAATGCCGTTCTTATCAAACTCAATCAAATAGGCACCTTAAGCGAGACCGTCTCAGCCATTGAAATGGCCCGGAAGGCCGGCTGGGGGGCCATGGTTTCCCACCGCAGCGGCGAGACCATCGACAGCTTTATTGCTGATTTTACCGTGGCTATGGGCACCGGACATCTCAAGACCGGGGCCCCCTGCCGGGGAGAACGGGTGGAAAAATACAATCAACTCTTGCGCATCGAGGAAGAATTGGGGGAAGCCGCCGTCTATGCCGGCAGGAAAGCCTTTGTACGGTAAGCCGGTTAGATTTTTCATTATCTTTTCTATTTTTTGACGTCTCCTTATTAAAAATACTTGACAAAGATCTGTGAATTATGTCAAAAAATGTATTTTGTTTCTAATCACCGGTAGAAGTTAAGGAAAAAAAGATGATTGAAGTTAGATTTCATGGTCGGGGCGGGCAGGGAGCCGTAACCTCAGCCGAATTAATAGCCCTGGCGGCTATCGATGAAGGGCAGTATGCCCAGGCCTTTCCCAGTTTTGGACCGGAACGCCGAGGGGCTCCAGTAGTGGCCTTTCTCCGGGTCAGCCAAGAGCCTATCCGCATCCGATCCAAGGTCTATCACCCGGATATTGTAGTAGTACTCGATCCAACCCTTTTGGATATCGTGGATGTTTCCGCCGGGCTGAAACCCAAAGGGATCCTGGTCATCAATACGGCCAAGACCTTGGAACAGGTCAAAAAAGATTATGGGTTCAAAGGCCGGTTGGCGATTGTGGATGCCGGTAAGATCGCCATGGAAGAGATGAAGGTCCCGATTACCAATACGACGATGTTGGGGGCTTTGATCCGGGCAGCCGGAATCACCCGATTGGAATCCATGACCAATCCCCTGGCCGCCCGCTTTGGGAAGATCGCCGAACGAAACAAGAAGGCCATGCAACGGGCCTTTGACGAAACAAAGATCAAGGAGTAATTATCGTGGCTAAAGTCGATGCCCTTCACCCCTGGAAAGAAGTCCCCTTGGGGTGCGTTATAAAGGAAGCCGGCAATGCCCGGCGGTTTAAGACCGGAGACTGGCGTTCTAAGGAACGGCCGGTGACCGATCGGGAAAAATGTATTAAATGCGGGGAATGTTGGATCTATTGCCCGGATATAGCTTATAGCCTGAGAGCAGACGGTTATTATGACTGGAACAGCGATTACTGCAAGGGCTGTGGAATATGCGCCCGGGAATGTCCCAAAGAAGCCATCCAGATGATTGCGGAGGAAAAATAACTATGGCCAATCGAAAAGGCATGGAAGTTTCCATTGCCGTCAGTGAAGCGGTTAAGTTGGCCAATGTGGATGTCATCTCGGCCTATCCCATCACCCCTCAGACCCATATTGTGGAGCATCTCTCCGAGTTGGTGGCCGACGGAGAACTCCAGGCGGCCTTTGTCCCCGTTGAATCGGAACATTCGGCCTTGAGTGCGGCCATAGGGGCCGCAGCCGTCGGTTCCCGGGCCTATACGGCCACCAGTTCCCAGGGGCTGGCCCTGATGCACGAGATCATGTTCATTGCTTCCAGCATCCGGATACCGCTGGTCATGACCGTGGTCAACCGGGCCATCTCGGCTCCCATCAATATCTGGAACGACTTGAGCGATATTATGGCTGAACGGGATTGCGGCTGGGTCCAACTGTTTGCCATCAACGGCCAGGAGGCTGTGGACCTGACCCTTCAGGCCTTCAAGATTGCCGAAGACCCCCGGGTCTTGCTGCCGGTGGCGGTCAACCTGGACGGCTTTATTTTGAGCCATGTCATTGAACCGGTGGAAATGCCCGATCAGGAAACCGTGGACCGCTTTTTACCGGTCTTTAAACCAACCTTGCGACTCCATCCGGACGAGCCCATCTCCATCGGGGCCTTTGGAAGTCCGGACGTCTTTACGGAGGTCAAAAAACAGGTCGAGGAAGCCTTGATCGGCTCCCGGAAAGTAGCGACCGAGGTTTGGAAGGATTTCGGGACCCTCTTCGGACGGACCTATAAACCGATTGAATCCTATAAGGTCAAAGGGGCTGAAACCCTGCTGGTGACCATGGGCAGCATCACCGAAACGGCCATGACGGCCGTCGACAGCCTGCGCGAAAAAGGACAAAAGGTCGGGCTGATTCATATCCGCCTCTGGAGGCCCTTTCCCTTTAAAGAATTTTTTCAAGCCATCCGTGAGGCCAAAGTGTTGGCTATAGTGGACCGGGCCCTGGTCCCCGGCGGGGCAGGCGGCCCGGTAGGCCTGGAAATCAAGTCCGCCCTTTTCGGGAAAAAGGAACGGCCCTATGTGGCCGGATTTGTCGCCGGTCTGGGAGGCCGGGATTTGACCGTCGAAGTCTTTGCCGAAATGGTGGAAAAGGCCGGCCGATATGCCCAAATGCAAAAAGAAATGCCTTACGAAATGATCGGGGTGAGAGAGAAATGATTGCCGAAGACTTGAAG encodes:
- a CDS encoding pyruvate ferredoxin oxidoreductase subunit gamma, encoding MIEVRFHGRGGQGAVTSAELIALAAIDEGQYAQAFPSFGPERRGAPVVAFLRVSQEPIRIRSKVYHPDIVVVLDPTLLDIVDVSAGLKPKGILVINTAKTLEQVKKDYGFKGRLAIVDAGKIAMEEMKVPITNTTMLGALIRAAGITRLESMTNPLAARFGKIAERNKKAMQRAFDETKIKE
- a CDS encoding 4Fe-4S binding protein; translation: MVAKVDALHPWKEVPLGCVIKEAGNARRFKTGDWRSKERPVTDREKCIKCGECWIYCPDIAYSLRADGYYDWNSDYCKGCGICARECPKEAIQMIAEEK
- the porA gene encoding pyruvate ferredoxin oxidoreductase, producing the protein MANRKGMEVSIAVSEAVKLANVDVISAYPITPQTHIVEHLSELVADGELQAAFVPVESEHSALSAAIGAAAVGSRAYTATSSQGLALMHEIMFIASSIRIPLVMTVVNRAISAPINIWNDLSDIMAERDCGWVQLFAINGQEAVDLTLQAFKIAEDPRVLLPVAVNLDGFILSHVIEPVEMPDQETVDRFLPVFKPTLRLHPDEPISIGAFGSPDVFTEVKKQVEEALIGSRKVATEVWKDFGTLFGRTYKPIESYKVKGAETLLVTMGSITETAMTAVDSLREKGQKVGLIHIRLWRPFPFKEFFQAIREAKVLAIVDRALVPGGAGGPVGLEIKSALFGKKERPYVAGFVAGLGGRDLTVEVFAEMVEKAGRYAQMQKEMPYEMIGVREK